The DNA sequence TAGTTTAAGGTGGATTGCTGTTACCACGCCTAAAGCAATTAAAGATATTGCAAATAAAGAGATTGGTGGTGGATATTATCAGCTGACGACTGTCCCTGAGAAGAAATATTCTGTGGCTTCTGAGGGGGCTGACCGCTCTGCGCTGCCGTCTGTTGGTAAAATGCCTTCTCTGGCATTCCCTGAGATTCAAGAAACGACCTTATCGAATGGCATGAAAGTGATGCTTGCTAAAAGATCGACTGTTCCTGTTGTGAATATGAGCTTACAGTTTGATGCTGGATATGCAGCAGATTTCGGTAACAAACTTGGAACAGCTAGCTTCACCTTAGCGATGCTTGATGAAGGGACTGCAACAAAAACAGCGCTGGAGATTTCAGCAGAAGCAGAATCTTTGGGAGCAAACATCAATAGCGGCTCTAACTTGGATATGACATCTGTTAGTCTTTCCACGTTGAAAGTTACGATGGATCAATCGCTTGCTCTTTATTCAGATGTGGTTAGAAACCCGAAATTCGATCAGACCGAGATGGATCGTCTTCGCAAGCGTTGGCTTGTTGGGATCACTCAGGAAAAAGCAAATCCTGTTCAACTTGGGCTGCGTACATTGCCAGGTCTTCTATACGGTGATAACCATGCATATTCCTTGCCCTACACAGGGTCCGGCACGGAAGAGTCGATTACTTCCCTCACACGGGAAGATATGATGGCTTTCCATTCTAATTGGCTACGTCCTGATAACGCAACAATGGTTGTTGTAGGGGATGTCACCATGGAAGAATTGAAACCTGCTCTTGAAAAAGCTTTCGGCGATTGGTCGGTTCCTGCGAGCCCTCTGCCAACAAAAAATGTGGCAAAAGTGGCAGAGCAAAGTAAAGGCCGAGTGATTATCATGGATAAGCCCGGCAGCCCTCAGTCTCTCGTTCTTGCGGGCCATCTTATTCCTGGAAAAGGAGATGCTGAAGCGTTGAACGTAGAAATGGCAAACGACATTCTCGGCGGTGAATTTACGGCGCGTGTCAATATGAATTTGCGCGAAGATAAAGGATGGGCCTACGGTGCTTACACCATTACATTCGATGCAAGAGGCGAGCGCATGTGGTTGGTTTATGCTCCTGTTCAAACCGATAAGACCAAAGACGCTTTGGCTGAACTCAAGAAAGAAATTATTGAGTATAAGACATCACGTCCAGCGACTGAAGCTGAACTTAATCGCTTTGTAACAAGTAAAATCAACAAACTGCCAGGCCAATATGAAGGTGGAGGTGCTGTATTAGGTTCTTTGACATCTAACCTTAGGTTTGGTCGTGCGATGGATTATGTAACGACGCTACCACAGCGGTATCAATCAATGGATATCAGCTCGATTAAAGCTGCCAGCCAGGCTTTTGATCCAAGCAAATTAGTTTGGTTGATTGTTGGGGATCGAGCGAAGATCGAAGCAGAAGTGAAAGCGCTTGGTTTTGGCGATGTTGAAATCTGGGATACGAACGGTAATAAACTGAACTAAATCCCAACACTATAGGTCTCAAAAATCTAGTGGCGCGCTGACAAGAGCTGGCGCGCCTCTTTGTATCATAGGAAGAGAATATGGATTTTAATCTGAATGAAGATCAACGTGCGATCCAGGACATGGCACGTCAATTTGCCGAAGACGTCTTTTATCCAAATG is a window from the Temperatibacter marinus genome containing:
- a CDS encoding M16 family metallopeptidase, encoding MKLKAILLGTVAAVTLSACTPENTEQTKDTPVVKSAVSDIEIHIPYKKFTLDNGLRVIVHEDRKAPIVNVSVWYHVGSKDEPKGKTGFAHLFEHLMFNGSENYNDEYFKPFEDVGATEMNGTTWFDRTNYFQNVPTPALDMALWMESDRMGHLLGAVTKEKLDNQRGVVQNEKRQGDNAPFGKTEYHQLEGMFPLGHPYRHSTIGSMEDLDAASLEDVKMWFKEYYGAANTVIVLAGDIDEATAREKVQKYFGDIPAGPALRKHKQWVPTHSHNTIEQITDKGAPNTRINRAWAISGRTSKDAQLMRVAASVLGGGKNSRLYQALVYKNQLASDVSVSMQPFELTSLFEVQVDIKPGVEASAVEEILNAELQKFLEEGPTAEEVVRSKTKIIAGAVRGLEKIGGFGGKATALAQGELYAGTPSFATDSLRWIAVTTPKAIKDIANKEIGGGYYQLTTVPEKKYSVASEGADRSALPSVGKMPSLAFPEIQETTLSNGMKVMLAKRSTVPVVNMSLQFDAGYAADFGNKLGTASFTLAMLDEGTATKTALEISAEAESLGANINSGSNLDMTSVSLSTLKVTMDQSLALYSDVVRNPKFDQTEMDRLRKRWLVGITQEKANPVQLGLRTLPGLLYGDNHAYSLPYTGSGTEESITSLTREDMMAFHSNWLRPDNATMVVVGDVTMEELKPALEKAFGDWSVPASPLPTKNVAKVAEQSKGRVIIMDKPGSPQSLVLAGHLIPGKGDAEALNVEMANDILGGEFTARVNMNLREDKGWAYGAYTITFDARGERMWLVYAPVQTDKTKDALAELKKEIIEYKTSRPATEAELNRFVTSKINKLPGQYEGGGAVLGSLTSNLRFGRAMDYVTTLPQRYQSMDISSIKAASQAFDPSKLVWLIVGDRAKIEAEVKALGFGDVEIWDTNGNKLN